The following proteins are co-located in the Escherichia fergusonii ATCC 35469 genome:
- a CDS encoding SH3 domain-containing protein: MSLTLKQLESFQKTYKSVAPLADYNRAMKSLFPTAEIFKVAREPALARLADNPAQAVFERILKQTNIVRSLDYAKSMVAKQLKLTESQHALFREQSALMQHVIPDSYRKHLDWFTSPAALTSQIEAFRTLHSSTFGDLLNSHTTATEQLLQRRYSGLNISDSIGELLAKRYGLSVDIDDVGSLIAADESLPDLPDAFQQLPIDKALEKPEVQYWFEQLSLGLKKIVSVVLIRWLLIGVVCGVGTDIVKETIRDHATSYIGDEDASRQVRKGIQNTVGSDDHWHYLKNFRTITRNNVYLRSSPSENAEIQEMLQANTPLYVMDKSNRQWLAVEVEINGEKIQGWVSRRYTLPLHRH; encoded by the coding sequence ATGTCCCTTACTCTTAAACAATTAGAATCATTTCAGAAAACTTACAAGTCAGTCGCCCCCTTGGCCGATTACAACCGGGCCATGAAGTCCTTATTCCCGACGGCAGAGATATTCAAAGTCGCACGTGAGCCAGCCTTAGCGCGCCTCGCTGATAATCCTGCACAGGCAGTCTTTGAACGCATACTTAAGCAGACCAACATTGTTCGGTCACTTGACTATGCGAAGTCAATGGTGGCTAAGCAGCTTAAGCTCACTGAAAGCCAGCATGCCCTGTTTCGGGAACAAAGTGCACTGATGCAACACGTCATACCGGATAGCTATAGGAAGCACCTGGACTGGTTTACCTCACCGGCAGCGCTTACGTCTCAAATAGAAGCGTTTCGTACGCTCCACAGTAGCACCTTTGGTGACCTGCTTAACTCGCATACCACAGCAACAGAGCAGTTGCTGCAACGGCGCTACAGTGGCCTGAATATCAGCGACAGCATTGGTGAGCTGCTGGCTAAGCGTTACGGCCTGAGCGTAGATATCGATGACGTAGGCAGCCTTATTGCCGCAGATGAGTCTCTTCCTGACCTGCCTGATGCTTTCCAGCAACTACCGATAGATAAAGCCCTGGAGAAGCCGGAGGTTCAATATTGGTTTGAACAGCTTTCTCTCGGTTTAAAAAAGATTGTCAGTGTAGTTTTGATAAGATGGCTCTTGATCGGGGTTGTTTGTGGCGTCGGCACTGACATCGTGAAGGAGACAATTAGAGATCATGCTACATCCTACATCGGTGACGAAGATGCATCCCGGCAGGTACGCAAAGGGATCCAGAATACCGTCGGTTCTGATGACCACTGGCATTATCTGAAGAACTTTAGGACGATAACCCGTAACAATGTCTATCTGCGCTCATCCCCATCAGAGAATGCTGAAATCCAGGAGATGTTGCAGGCTAATACTCCGCTGTACGTCATGGACAAATCAAACCGTCAGTGGCTCGCCGTGGAGGTGGAGATTAACGGTGAGAAAATCCAGGGCTGGGTATCTCGCCGATACACTTTGCCACTACATCGGCACTGA
- a CDS encoding GIY-YIG nuclease family protein → MGYPQTNRKTDTGKTLKRWPVLVDHYSESIQSELVINSITPVRLTFGEFPGYRNVVLDRNSIGAILRLNLQSWRTALSVVKGIYVLTDRDGGKLYVGKAAGIEGIWGRWEYYFGSGHGGNVGIKEAFGTGDENRLQNITFAILEVMDLNAEDGEIDRRETHWKQILLSREFGHNRN, encoded by the coding sequence GTGGGTTATCCCCAAACGAATCGGAAAACCGATACTGGAAAAACTCTAAAGCGGTGGCCAGTTTTAGTTGACCACTACAGTGAAAGTATTCAGAGCGAACTGGTTATCAACTCCATCACTCCGGTACGTCTGACCTTCGGCGAGTTTCCAGGCTACCGCAACGTCGTGCTGGATCGGAACAGCATCGGTGCGATCCTCAGACTTAATCTGCAATCCTGGCGCACCGCACTGTCTGTGGTTAAAGGCATCTATGTATTAACCGATCGTGATGGTGGAAAACTCTACGTTGGAAAAGCCGCTGGAATCGAGGGGATATGGGGCCGATGGGAATATTATTTTGGTTCCGGGCATGGCGGCAATGTAGGGATTAAGGAAGCTTTCGGCACCGGCGATGAAAATCGACTGCAGAATATCACTTTCGCGATCCTCGAAGTCATGGATCTTAATGCCGAAGACGGTGAAATTGACCGCCGCGAAACTCACTGGAAACAAATACTGCTCTCGCGGGAGTTTGGCCATAACCGAAACTAA
- a CDS encoding helix-turn-helix transcriptional regulator, producing the protein MMSNDSIINTTLIDMKFICERLGMTDKWIYKLIQDGRFPKPIKLGRSSKWKLSEVDQWLQDQIIASRGS; encoded by the coding sequence ATGATGAGCAACGATAGCATTATTAATACGACACTTATTGATATGAAATTTATCTGCGAACGTCTCGGTATGACGGATAAGTGGATTTATAAACTTATTCAGGATGGACGCTTCCCAAAACCAATTAAACTGGGACGCTCCTCCAAGTGGAAACTTAGCGAAGTTGACCAGTGGTTGCAGGACCAGATAATTGCCTCACGCGGCAGCTGA